The region cattttgctgagccgcagcacgagtacgagtattcattcctaagaatgaaacaagaacaattttaaataacacagcaaatttcatacccaagcatgaaatAGAACAACCACCAATTAaaatttcccgagaaatcaacaacgataaaaaatttattcacccaagtgaaaacagccacataataagcaataagcaattaaattcacacgactgactcacgacattcctataggagtaggcagaaagttttgaaaataaaagatgacgtttcaaagacaagactcgaatcctaattccgcagtagttcctaggacaatttagtcacttaacatgccaaacaattaaacaCCTAACAATttaaaggccttggtttgaaaccaaagctctgataccaagtttgtcacgacccattttcatgaatcgcgaccggcgctagggtatgggtatggttgtaccaaaacccgtagctagccttgcggataaccaatttataacatttaaaacaatgtacctgcataaaaccacatgctcaggggcaaccgagacttcagcctagtctagcagtacataaagtaatatatatatttaaagtacgcttatctcagaATAATCTCCAACaatatggcaatataatataaataccataaacactgtaatcatgccaaaagcgataaagtaatagttggaccaatccaacaaacaatagtcaaaactataaacgtaagactaagacaagaataatatgaaactactactgcggtctaagagtttaaaatagttcgactcttttattctgaaaataaaataaaaacctccgagaaagaagaaatggagatcgaccaaagctcaaatcataaacctggaaaatttgggaaaacaacggggtcagatttactgagtagagtttatataaccatttacatttattaagttaaaaacctttaaaatgtttaataaaacattttcattatggattatcaatgaaaccctaaaccacaattctaaatccattatcgtgtcggtgagacgtatctcaataaccgacccccgactatcacttaataaatagtgagcccaggagacgtatcttccaccggtgccctcactaaggtgagacgtatctcaaacctacctcaataccataatcattaccggtgcgcacgcagtcccgatgatgcccatcgagtagcacgttccaaatcaaatccacaatgccgaaaacagttcaaaagctgtttatacatatatatatatatatatatatatacaaaatataacatttgcttaataaagaggtaaatagagatataaactcactgcttgctaaatccacgtgatcctgacaagcacctaactctggttcgcctctgaagtacgaacaatcgacgggtctaaataaaatattaaaatcataattaaaatcaggccctaactctaaagagtactagacaccacataggactagcacaacgcaaaaccaagtcacatttaataaacacttatattaaatgcattccaaatataataGTCGGTTAAATTTAACCATCTCTGTTGTTAGTAGGAGTAAACTTGAAAAATATTTCTTTCAGTTCTTTGGATAAAGAGTAATCGTAAATAATAGTCGGTTTCGTGATTACAAAGATTACCTAAGGATGTAAGGCAACATTTGTGATTGTAAAGATCAGCTAGTTACTGCTGCAACATCATCATCATTATCTTCCTTTATGATCTTCTCGGTTGGCAGGATTCAACTCTCATGCTTGTGTTTTAGCAGGCTAAACAAGTTGTTGGAAACAAGTAAGTGGAGATTTCAACGTCATTTGTTTGGATACTACCTTGACGAGGCTTTGTCAatgtaagaaaaatcttgagaTGCAAAGATGTTAGGCAACATTGGGCAATCATTGTATATATAGTTTTTGATCATTTGAATATTGGGGTCATTTTCCAGTACTTGTTTCAAGTaactgaaatgtttggattatctAGTTCTTGTTTATATCTTATCTGGGAGTTTAATATGTCTTGTTAATGTTTTCTTATCGTTTTCTCCTTTTCTCGGTTGATGATTTCGGGAGTTTAAAGATGCATGTTCTTCctattaaaaacaatttcttGATGGAAGTAAAGGATGAAACTTAGTTGGAAAATGAACTAGTTAATATCCTCGTCTTACTTAttcatttctatttttgtttCAAGCAGCCTTAAATTATAGTCATATGGCTTCTTCTTCCTCTGCGTCTCGCTCTGCCAAGCAATGGAAGTATGAAGTTTTCTTGACCTTCAGAAGTAAAGGCGCTAGCGATTATTTTACCAGCCATCTTTATTCTTCTTTGCGTTGTAAATGGATAAATACCTATGGTGATGACAAACTTTACGGAGGAGGAGAAGAGATAACATTAGAGCATTTGGAAGTGATTAAAGAGTCAAAGATTGTTGTAATTGTTTTCTCGAAAGACTTTGCTTCTTCAACATTACGCTTGGATGAAGTGGTTAAGATAATTGAATGTAGTGAAACTTATGGACAGATAGTCGTGCCGGTATTTGTGAattcctttttaaattttggcttGTGAATTACAATTTCCTGTTGGTTCATTATCTATACATGTTATTGAAAGTTGATTATCTGCATTATACATGCTTTAAAGGGTGCTTACTCTTATATTCGGCAGGTCAGAGTTATGGCTTGTTGATGATATTGTAgaagatattataaaaaaactgagCCAGTGTCCATATGATTCAGAGTGCTTGGTGGGAATGAATTCTCGCATTGATGAAATCATAAAACTATTGTCCAATGAGTCAAAATATGTCCGCATTTTGTGAATTTGGGGAATGTGTGGCATAGGTAAAACAACCCTTGCCAAAGCTGTTTTCAAGAGGATAGCATGTCGATTTGAAAGCTGTTGGTTTCTTGAAAATGTCAAGGATGCTTATCAAAGAGATGgcgattattaaatattaaaggaATTTCTTTCTCAAATTTCAGGGGAAAAAGGTGTTGGCACCAGCCTTTCTAATATTCTGCGCTCTCCTGCTGTCAAAAGAAAGATCAATAAAAAGGTTCTAATTGTTGTGGATGATGTGAATAGAAcacaacaatttaaattttttgaaaacaatCGTTGTTTCTTTGGCAAAGGAAGCAGAATCGTTGTAACCACTAGAGACAAACAGATGATTTTGAGCAATGTCGATGACATATACGAAGTTAATGAATTATATTTCTTTGAGGCCCGAACACTTTTAAGGCAGAATGTCTTTAAGAAAACCTCTCCAATAGAAGATTATCGGCATCTATTATCTCGGTTtcttaaatttgctaaaaacaATCCCTTGGCTCTAAAAGTCTTAGGCTCCTTTTTATCTGACAAGAACCAAAGAGAATGGAAACGTGTTCTGGATGACCTGGAAAGGCTTCATATTAGAGGTGTTCAGGATGTCTTGAAAATTAGTTTTGATAGCTTCGACGACGACAAAAAGGATATCTTTCTCTACATTGCCTGTTTTTTTAGAGGACATAGTAGAAAAGAGGTGACAAGAATTCTTAATTGTTGCGGCTTGAATGTAGATATTGGATTATGTGTTCTCATGGATAAATCTCTTATAGCTGTTTCTGGTAAGATAGAAATGTATGAATTGCTGCAAGAAATGGGAAAGCAAATTTTTCTCCAAGAATCTAGAGAGCCATGCAAAAGGAGTAGATTATGGGATCATGAAGAAATTGTTAGTGTGCTCACAAATAATCAAGTAAGGTTTAAGCGCATTTTAACTATTCTTTACAGtattattcattttgaaatttggttgaAGTATTACTATCAAAATGTTAAATAATATGATATGACATTCTGTTATGCATGTTTTCCGTTCGCAGGGAACTGATGCAATTGAAGCAATATTCCTGGACTTGTCCAAAATTAAAGCTATTGACTTAAATCCAGATGTTTTTAAGGAAATACCTCATCTAAAATTACTGTCATTTTTCTATGGGTCTGAAACAGAAACATGTGATAAGGTGCACTTTCTCAAGGCCTGCAAAGCTTCCCCAACGAGCTGCGATATTTGTACTAGCACGGATACCCGTTGGAAACtcttgttagtagtatgtgccctaggccatttgatcatgtatatttgtagaactaaccccaatggcaaagatatatatgttccaattgaactaagtgtctcatcaactaagtgttcatttataacgtattgtccttatcacattgtgatagaatctattcttaaggtgttaagaatatgagttacagattttattatacatgtgatctaaataacagttcatgatcgatggggtcctacgaataagggcatcgtattatcccggaaagattgtcacctctgtttattctcctgattagtaaggagttactaattataggaagtagtgagtctcatactacttgatggagatcaggataaacatgtggacactcaagatgttgagtgggtcgaacaagtgacgctagatgacttatacatggtatttcatcaaagtcaatttaatgtcatctaattcataattgtacatatgtcctttgacttgcggtgacactatcttgtatataggtgattagagtttgatactccttatccctagatctttcatgagctagggtcgcggaaTGTGTTgcctctagttagttgtatatggagataggggtttaaccaagagaggatttatcactccggatgaacggagaaaagattctatgctatctcaaattattcttgatggatgataaaacctgcgcgggtgtatatgacttacttagaaagttgtttctagtggaagtcatatttatcaagaataataactgagatgaggtcatatgattaagacaaacagtgtttgacttaaccgtgacactagtcgagatcggaatcttagatgaagggaattttgagtgtacggtaattatgaacattggttcataaagaatgcatcgaaacattcatatctatttgggggtcgtgatatgttgctagacgtcactcacgatctacgagaattaataattaatgggatttaattatttaatataagaaaggcgtttcttatgactctcgttgccatatagatgtgaacctagtttgtcacacacaatagggtgtgcaaccgattgagtttacgagagatcgatttcatatagatactggcatatctcggaaattaatctaagatgaaaaacaagtataaattagggactaatttgtaagagttataaattagtaggcacctaattgtattttatccaagttaatgtgatgatgtcacgatgatgtcatgtgatgatgtcacgatgatgtcatgtgataatgtcacgatgatgtcatgtgatgatgtcacgatgatgtcatgtgatgatgtcacgatgatgtcatatgatgatgtcacgtgataatgtcatgtatgtctctgtgtgtgacacctagtatccgacgtgtcagaaggtggcaacacctatgcttgatgtgtgacacctagcatgtgatgtgtcagatggtggcaacacctatgcttggtgtgtgacacctagcatgtgaggtgtcgaatggtggcaacacctttacttggtgtgtgacacctagcatgtaaggtgttgcattcttaagcaaagctctaccctataaatagaggttgcctttgctcattctaaccacaccacacttaagagaccatatttgaaggagttcaagtagtcatcaatcacagaaaagcttggagaaagtttttcatacatcccagcaaagacgtaatcaaGGCGAGCGTTTGAGCCTAGGGTTGCtcagcaagagaaactcttgcagattacttcaaggtgaggattcaatcggacgcatactcgtgtggacgagcttgaggtcgccgtactatcaggactacaagaatcgttggagaatcgacataggtattcttcttacggtttttagatgcgtgctttaattactagatgatacgacgatccatttgttattgatatgatcaatttctagatccgaattgttggaattccaattttgaattgaaatatatgattcggataaaaaggggaagtgtttggatttgtttcgtaacgtttgtaaacgttttgcataaataacaaaaaaggtgaaatgtttggatttctttagtaaccttttgaacgtttggcttaaatcgctaaaatggggacacgtttggatttgtttcgtaacgattgtaaacatttggcttaaattgctaaaaaggtgaaacgccgggatttgtttcgtaacgtttgtaaatgtttgtcttaaaattctaaaaaagaagaaacatttggatttgtttcgaaacgtttgtaaacttttggcttaaatcgctaaaaaggtgagacgtttggatttgtttcgtaacgtttgtaaatgtttggcttaaattgctaaaaaggtgaaacacttggatttgtttcgtaacgtttgtaaatgtttggcttaaaattctaaaaaggagaaacatttggatttgtttcgaaacatttgtatacttttggcttatattgctaaaaaggtgagacgtttggatttatttcataacgtttgtacacgttttgcttaaatcgctagaaaggtgaaatgtttggatttcttttgtaacgtttgtaaacatttggcttaaattgctacaaaggtgaaacgcttggatttgtttcgtaacgtttgtaaacttttgggttaaattgcaaaaaaggtgaaacgcttggatttgtttcataacgtttgtaaacgtgtggcttaaatcgctgaaaatgtgaaacgtttggatttatttcgtaacattttaaacgtttggttttgttttgtaacgtttgtaaacgtttggcttaaatcgctaaaaagatgaaacatttggatttgtttcgtaatgtttataaacgtttggctttaatcgatagaaatgcgaaaagtttggatttgtttcgcaatgtttataaacgtttggcttaaattgctaaaaaggtgagacgtttggttttgttttgtaacgtttgtaaacgtttggcttatatcgctaaaaaggtgaaacgtttggatttgtttcgtaacgtctggcttaaattgctaaaaaggtgaaacatttggatttgtttcgtaatgtttgtaaacgtttggcttaaattgctaaaaatgtgaaacgtttggatttatttcgtaatattttaaacgtttggttttgtttcgtaatgtttgtaaatgtttggcttaaatcgctaaaaaggagaaacgtttggatttgttttgtaacgtttgttaaggtttgtcttaaattgctaaaaaggttaaacgcttggatttgtttcgtaacgtttgtaaatgtttgtcttaaaattcaaaaaagaagaaacatttggatttgtttcgaaacgtttgttaacttttggcttaaagtgctaaaaaggtgagacgtttggatttgtttcgtaacatttgtaaacgtttggcttaaattgctaaaaagttgaaacacttggatttatttcgtaacgtttgtaaatgtttggcttaaaattctaaaaaggagaaacatttggatttgtttcgaaacgtttgtgtacatttggcttatattgctaaaaaggtgagacgtttggatttatttcgtaaagtttgtacatgttttgcttaaatcgctagaaaggtggaacgtttggatttgttttgtaacgtttgtaaacatttggcttaaattgctacaaaagtgaaacgcttggatttgttttgtaaagtttgtaaacttttggcttaaattgaaaaaaggtgaaacgcttggatttgtttcataacgtttgtacacgtttggcttaaatcgctaaaaatgtgaaacgtttggatttatttcgtaacattttaaacgtttggtttgattttgtaacgtttgtaaacgtttggcttaaatcgctaaaaaggtgaaacatttggatttgttttgtaatgtttataaacttttggctttaatcgatagaaaggcgaaacgtttggatttgtttcgcaatgtttgtaaacgtttggcttaaatcgctaaaacggtgaaacgtttgaatttttttcataacatttgtaaacgttttgcataaatcgctaaaaaggtgaaatgtttggatttgtttcgtaacattttaatcgtttggcttgagtcgctaaaatggggaaacctttggatttgtttcgtaatgtttgtaaacgtttaacttaaattgctaaaaaggtgaaatgtttggttttgtttcgtaacgtttgtaaacgttcggcataaatcactaaaaagatgaaacatttggatttctttcttaacctatataaacatttggcttaaatcgctataaaggtgagacgtttggatttgtttcgtagagtttgtacacgtttggcttaaatcgcttaaaagatgaaacgtttaaatttgtttcgtaacgtttgtaaaca is a window of Mercurialis annua linkage group LG2, ddMerAnnu1.2, whole genome shotgun sequence DNA encoding:
- the LOC126668421 gene encoding TMV resistance protein N-like produces the protein MASSSSASRSAKQWKYEVFLTFRSKGASDYFTSHLYSSLRCKWINTYGDDKLYGGGEEITLEHLEVIKESKIVVIVFSKDFASSTLRLDEVVKIIECSETYGQIVVPVFVNSFLNFGLSELWLVDDIVEDIIKKLSQCKTTLAKAVFKRIACRFESWEKGVGTSLSNILRSPAVKRKINKKVLIVVDDVNRTQQFKFFENNRCFFGKGSRIVVTTRDKQMILSNVDDIYEVNELYFFEARTLLRQNVFKKTSPIEDYRHLLSRFLKFAKNNPLALKVLGSFLSDKNQREWKRVLDDLERLHIRGVQDVLKISFDSFDDDKKDIFLYIACFFRGHSRKEVTRILNCCGLNVDIGLCVLMDKSLIAVSGKIEMYELLQEMGKQIFLQESREPCKRSRLWDHEEIVSVLTNNQGTDAIEAIFLDLSKIKAIDLNPDVFKEIPHLKLLSFFYGSETETCDKVHFLKACKASPTSCDICTSTDTRWKLLWLQHLFLVYDT